The following proteins come from a genomic window of Anopheles ziemanni chromosome 3, idAnoZiCoDA_A2_x.2, whole genome shotgun sequence:
- the LOC131284036 gene encoding protein hedgehog — protein sequence MGSWRHSASGDPTGMLATAGAAAAEATVTENSAGRSTSALGFTAMDLSASVASEVQCGRSEGPVGVEGRCDEELPARLRAGGGANRAHRRQRTVLLLVALLALVQLLPGVESCGPGRGIGGPRRTRKLLPLVFKQHVPNVSENSLSASGMQEGAISRNDSKFRNLETNYNKDIIFKDEEGTGADRVMTQRCKEKLNILAVSVMNQWPGLRLMVTEGWDEDHMHAPESLHYEGRAVDIMTSDKDRSKIGMLARLAVEAGFDWVFYESRNHIHCSVKSDSSQANHASGCFTGDSTVLTESGAHRKLSELRIGERVQAVDATGHTVFSEVLMFMDRDTHQRREFVTIEAEGGALLHVTPAHLVMVWRRERSETRFVFADRVREGDHVLVQAADGTLEPRRVHRISATLAAGVYAPLTREGTIVVDRVAASCYALIDSQTVAHWSFLPYRVAQKLGALFERSSAADSLSLPRHEGIHWYAKSLYAIKDYLIPANWLYH from the exons ATGGGCAGCTGGCGACACAGTGCGAGCGGGGATCCCACGGGAATGCTAGCAACGGCCGGTGCGGCAGCGGCGGAAGCAACGGTGACAGAAAACAGTGCCGGGCGGTCCACTTCCGCGCTGGGATTCACCGCGATGGATTTGTCGGCGTCGGTCGCCAGTGAAGTGCAGTGCGGAAGGTCGGAGGGGCCAGTGGGGGTGGAGGGGCGGTGTGACGAGGAGCTGCCCGCCCGGTTGCGGGCTGGCGGCGGGGCCAACCGAGCTCACCGGCGCCAGAGGActgtgttgctgctggtggccCTGCTCGCCCTGGTGCAGCTGCTGCCGGGGGTGGAGTCGTGCGGGCCGGGCCGTGGCATTGGGGGGCCGCGGCGGACGCGGAAGCTGCTGCCGCTGGTCTTCAAGCAGCATGTGCCGAACGTAAGCGAAAACTCGCTGTCCGCGTCCGGCATGCAGGAGGGAGCGATCTCGCGCAACGACAGCAAGTTCCGCAATCTCGAAACGAACTACAACAAGGATATCATCTTCAAGGACGAGGAGGGCACGGGTGCCGACCGTGTGATGACGCAG CGCTGCAAGGAAAAGCTGAACATCCTGGCGGTGTCGGTGATGAACCAGTGGCCCGGCCTCCGGCTGATGGTGACGGAGGGCTGGGACGAGGACCACATGCACGCGCCCGAGTCGCTGCACTACGAGGGCCGGGCGGTCGACATCATGACGTCCGACAAGGACCGCTCGAAAATCGGCATGCTGGCCCGGCTTGCGGTCGAGGCCGGCTTCGACTGGGTGTTCTACGAGAGCCGCAACCACATCCACTGCTCCGTCAAGTCAG ATTCATCGCAGGCGAACCACGCGAGCGGCTGCTTCACCGGCGACAGCACCGTCCTGACGGAGAGTGGCGCGCACCGGAAGCTGAGCGAGTTGCGGATCGGCGAGCGGGTGCAGGCGGTGGACGCCACCGGCCACACGGTCTTCAGCGAGGTGCTGATGTTCATGGACCGGGACACGCACCAGCGGCGCGAGTTCGTGACGATCGAGGCGGAGGGTGGCGCGCTGCTGCACGTCACGCCCGCCCACCTGGTGATGGTGTGGCGCCGGGAGCGCTCCGAGACGCGCTTCGTGTTCGCCGATCGGGTGCGCGAGGGCGACCACGTGCTGGTACAGGCGGCGGATGGGACGTTGGAGCCACGGCGCGTCCACCGGATATCGGCCACGCTGGCGGCGGGGGTGTACGCGCCGTTGACGCGCGAGGGCACGATCGTGGTGGACCGGGTGGCCGCGTCCTGCTACGCGCTCATCGACAGCCAGACGGTGGCGCACTGGAGCTTCCTGCCGTACCGGGTCGCGCAGAAGCTGGGCGCACTCTTCGAGCGGAGCAGTGCCGCCGACAGCCTCAGCCTGCCGCGCCACGAGGGCATCCACTGGTACGCCAAGTCGCTGTACGCCATCAAGGACTACCTGATCCCGGCGAACTGGCTCTACCACTGA